TGATTGAATTAAGGAATAAGTATGGAAAAGAGAAACCACTCAAGGGGGCCAGAATCACCGGTTCCCTTCATATGACCGTTCAAACGGCTGTGTTGATCGAAACGTTGGTTGAACTGGGTGCCGATGTTCGCTGGGCAAGCTGCAACATTTTCTCTACCCAGGATGAGGCTGCCGCTTATGTAGCCAAAAAAGGCGTGCCGGTTTTTGCATGGAAAGGTGAAACATTGGATGAATACTGGTGGTGCACAGCACAGGCATTGTCTTTCCCCGGCAGGAAAGGTCCCCAGTTGATTGTTGATGACGGTGGCGATGCTACACTGATGGTCACGCTGGGCTATCAGGCAGAGCAGGATCCATCCCTGCTGGATAAACAACCTGAAGCCTGGGATGAAAGGGCTTTACTGAACCGTCTGAAGAGCATTATGGAAGATGACAAGACAAAGTGGACAGATGCGGTCAAGGAACTGCGGGGTATTTCCGAAGAAACCACTACAGGAGTTCACCGCCTGTATCAAAGAGAGCAAGACAGCTCACTCTTGTTCCCGGCTATTAATGTGAACGATTCGGTTACCAAATCGAAATTTGACAACAACTATGGCAATCGGGAGTCGCTGATCGACGGTATCAAACGTGCTACGGATATTATGATAGCCGGTAAGAAAGCCGTGGTATGCGGTTATGGAGGCGTTGGTAAAGGTTGTGCCCAGGGCCTTGCAGCTTTCGGTGCCCGGGTTATCGTAACGGAGATCGATCCGATTTGTGCGCTGCAGGCATCCATGGAAGGCTTTGAAGTTACTACCCTGGAGGATATAGTAAGTGAAGCAGATATTTTTGTAACTGCTACGGGCAATAAAGATGTGATCACGTTGGAACACATGGAACGGATGAAAGAAAAGGCCATTGTCTCCAACATCGGTCATTTCGACAATGAGATACAGGTTGAAAAGCTTGAGGAACGCGGAGATATTGAGAAAGTCAATATCAAGCCCCAGGTAGATCAGTATAAATTTCCCGATGGGCATTCCATTATCATGCTGGCCCAGGGACGTCTGGTAAACCTTGGTTGTGCTACCGGCCATCCGTCTTTTGTGATGAGCAACTCATTTGCCAACCAGGTGCTTGCCCAGATGGATCTTTGGCAAAATAAGCGTGATATCGGCGTGTACAGATTACCCAAGCACCTCGATGAGGAAGTGGCCAGAAGCCATCTGAAGCATTTGGGCATCAAACTGACCAAGATGAACAAGGAACAGGCCGATTATCTGGGTCAACCCGTTGAGGGTCCATATAAATCCGAGCATTACAGGTATTAACAGGGGAGCTCTTGCTGTCATTCATCTGGCAGCGGGAGCCTCTTAATATATTGATTGTTTATATTGTAGAATTTAAAAATTAACCAAAAAATTTAAGATTATGCCATATTTATTTACATCGGAATCCGTTTCCGAAGGACATCCCGATAAAATTGCCGATCAGATTTCTGACGCGATACTTGATGAACTGCTGAAGCAGGATCCGAATTCAAAATGTGCTGCCGAAACATTTGTTACAACCGGTCTGGTTATCGTCGGCGGTGAAATTAAAACCGAAGCCTATGTAGATGTGCAGGATATAGCCCGAAATGTGATTCGCCGAATAGGCTATACCAGTCCCGAGCTTAGATTCGATGCCGATTCCTGTGGTGTCCTCACGACCATTCATGAACAATCACCCGATATTAGCATAGGTGTTGAAAGGGAATCCGAAGAGGAACAAGGTGCAGGCGACCAGGGCATGATGTTTGGCTTTGCCACCAATCAGACTGAGAATTACATGCCTTTACCGGTGGATATTTCCCACAGACTGTTGAAAGAACTGGCCGAGATCAGAAGGGTGGAAGGTGAAATGCCTTACCTGCGTCCTGATTCTAAATCACAGGTCACCATTAAATATGATGATGACGATACCCCAGTGGGAATTGATACCATTGTGGTATCCACGCAACATGATAATTTCATTAAACCAACAGATGATTCTGAAAAAGCCAGAAAGAAAGCCGATAAGGAAATGCTGGCAAAGATTGAAACCGATGTTGAAAACGTATTGATTCCACGGGTAAAGGAAACTTATCCCAAGGCCATTCAGAAGTTGTTTGATACAGATTTCAGGTTGCTGGTCAATCCAACCGGAAAATTTGTTATCGGAGGTCCTCACGGCGATACCGGACTAACAGGAAGGAAGATTATTGTGGATACCTATGGCGGCCGTGGCGCTCACGGCGGTGGTGCTTTCTCAGGAAAGGACTCATCCAAGGTGGACCGTTCCGCAGCTTATGCAGCCCGCCATATTGCCAAGAATATGGCGGCAGCAGGCGTCGCAGACGAAGTAGAGGTGCAGCTTGCCTATGCCATTGGTGTAGCTGAACCGGTAGGATTCTATGTAGGCACAAACAATCCCAGGGTCAACCTTTCCAATGAAGAAATTGCAGAAAAGGTGAAGAAGTTGTTTGATCTTCGCCCCAGCGCCATTGTAAAGCGGTTTGGACTGAGAAATCCCATCTTTATGGAAACAGCCGCTTATGGGCATATGGGAAGAAAGCCCGGCAAAAAGGTGGTTTATGTGAACGACCACAAAAAAGAAGTAGACACCTTTGCCTGGGAAAAGCTGGATTATGTTGATAAGATCAAGGAAGAATTCAACATAAAATAAATATATAGTTAGAGTCTGTCTATAATATCCGCTGGCTGCGTTATGCTCGTTTTTCATGCCAGTCGATTACATCAAGTAAACTCCTGTCATTCAAAACTCGCAAGCCTTGCCAGCGAACATTCTAGACGAGACTCTTTCAAATCTATTTGACTTTATGGACAAACACTAGTTAAATGTTTTTATGTCCCAAAATCAGCCGGATATATTTATGTGACGGTGGGATTTTGGGACATTTTATTGATCATTAGAAAAGAAGATAATTATGGATAAAGTTTTAGGAATTGGCAATGCGCTGGTTGACATCATGACCAAATTGAAAAATGATGATTTGTTAAAGGAGTTCAACCTGCCAAAAGGCAGCATGCAGTTGATCGACCAGGATTTCGTCAATAAGATAATCAAAGCCACGGAAGATCTTGAAAAGCTCCAGTCCAGCGGGGGCTCTGCGGCCAATACCATTCACGGACTTGCCCGTTTGGGTGCACCTGCAGGTTTTATAGGCAAGGTAGGAGAAGATGAGCTGGGTGATTTTTTCTACGATGATATGAAAAAGAACAACATCGATCCCAAACTCTTCCGCACCCAAACCTCTACAGGCCGTTCCTATGCCTTGGTCTCCCCCGATTCGGAACGGACCATGGCTACAATGCTTGGAGCTGCCGTGGAGTTAAGTCCTGATGAGCTCACGGAAGAACTTTTTAAAGGTTATCAGTACCTACATATAGAAGGCTATCTGATTCTTAACCATGAATTGCTGAAAAAGGCCTTTGAGCTGGCCAAAAATCAGGGAATGAAGGTTTCTATCGATCTGGCGAGCTTTAATGTGGTTGAAGATAACCTGGAATTTCTGAAAACTTTTGTTAAGGATTATGTGGACATCATCTTTGCCAATGAAGAAGAAGCCAAGTCCTTCACCGGCAAGGAGCCTGAGGCTGCCCTCGATGACCTGGCAGAGGTTTGTGATATAGCCGTGGTAAAGGTGGGCAAGGAAGGCTCATTTGTAAAAAGTGGTGCGGAGAAGGTTCGAATCGATCCAATAGAGGCTAGCCCAATCGATACAACCGGCGCCGGTGATGCCTTTGCCGGTGGTTTCCTGTACGGACTGATTAAAGGTTATCCAATGGACAAATGCGGATATATAGGCGCCGTGCTGGCAGGCAAGGTGATTGAAGGTATGGGAGCCAAGATGGATGATGAGAAATGGAAGGAAATCTATGGGATGATTGATTGACTGACTGATTGACTGATTGGTTGATTGGATGATTGGTTGATTGGATTGGTTGATTAAGTTGATTGGTTAATTAAGTTAATTGGTCGATAGGTTGATTGAAATAATGCAAGAAGGGTTAAGTAAAGTTAAGTTAAGTTAAGAGGGAGTAAATCAGGGAATTTTGATACAAATCAGTTGCCTGGAAAAAATTTGGGATGCATTCTTTCGTAGCAAGATACTCCTCTCTTTTTCTCAATCAATGTCCCTTCTTCTTCATTTATGTATATGTATACTACACCAATCAACCTTTTCACCAGCCAATTAACCATTTAACCAGTAACCCAATTTAACTCAATTAACTCAATCAACTTAATTAACTTAAT
This is a stretch of genomic DNA from Bacteroidales bacterium. It encodes these proteins:
- a CDS encoding adenosylhomocysteinase is translated as IELRNKYGKEKPLKGARITGSLHMTVQTAVLIETLVELGADVRWASCNIFSTQDEAAAYVAKKGVPVFAWKGETLDEYWWCTAQALSFPGRKGPQLIVDDGGDATLMVTLGYQAEQDPSLLDKQPEAWDERALLNRLKSIMEDDKTKWTDAVKELRGISEETTTGVHRLYQREQDSSLLFPAINVNDSVTKSKFDNNYGNRESLIDGIKRATDIMIAGKKAVVCGYGGVGKGCAQGLAAFGARVIVTEIDPICALQASMEGFEVTTLEDIVSEADIFVTATGNKDVITLEHMERMKEKAIVSNIGHFDNEIQVEKLEERGDIEKVNIKPQVDQYKFPDGHSIIMLAQGRLVNLGCATGHPSFVMSNSFANQVLAQMDLWQNKRDIGVYRLPKHLDEEVARSHLKHLGIKLTKMNKEQADYLGQPVEGPYKSEHYRY
- the metK gene encoding methionine adenosyltransferase, which codes for MPYLFTSESVSEGHPDKIADQISDAILDELLKQDPNSKCAAETFVTTGLVIVGGEIKTEAYVDVQDIARNVIRRIGYTSPELRFDADSCGVLTTIHEQSPDISIGVERESEEEQGAGDQGMMFGFATNQTENYMPLPVDISHRLLKELAEIRRVEGEMPYLRPDSKSQVTIKYDDDDTPVGIDTIVVSTQHDNFIKPTDDSEKARKKADKEMLAKIETDVENVLIPRVKETYPKAIQKLFDTDFRLLVNPTGKFVIGGPHGDTGLTGRKIIVDTYGGRGAHGGGAFSGKDSSKVDRSAAYAARHIAKNMAAAGVADEVEVQLAYAIGVAEPVGFYVGTNNPRVNLSNEEIAEKVKKLFDLRPSAIVKRFGLRNPIFMETAAYGHMGRKPGKKVVYVNDHKKEVDTFAWEKLDYVDKIKEEFNIK
- a CDS encoding adenosine kinase, with the translated sequence MDKVLGIGNALVDIMTKLKNDDLLKEFNLPKGSMQLIDQDFVNKIIKATEDLEKLQSSGGSAANTIHGLARLGAPAGFIGKVGEDELGDFFYDDMKKNNIDPKLFRTQTSTGRSYALVSPDSERTMATMLGAAVELSPDELTEELFKGYQYLHIEGYLILNHELLKKAFELAKNQGMKVSIDLASFNVVEDNLEFLKTFVKDYVDIIFANEEEAKSFTGKEPEAALDDLAEVCDIAVVKVGKEGSFVKSGAEKVRIDPIEASPIDTTGAGDAFAGGFLYGLIKGYPMDKCGYIGAVLAGKVIEGMGAKMDDEKWKEIYGMID